One window from the genome of Cottoperca gobio chromosome 15, fCotGob3.1, whole genome shotgun sequence encodes:
- the LOC115019941 gene encoding inhibitor of nuclear factor kappa-B kinase subunit alpha-like isoform X1: protein MERTALKQSQLCGSWEMKERLGMGGFGHVYLYQHLELGEKIAVKLCRLELNFKNKDRWGREIQIMKKLNHVNVVQAREVPEELSSIALNDLPLLAMEYCSRGDLRKVLNKPENCCGLKESEVLSLLSDIGAGIQYLHENKIIHRDLKPENIVLQEIGGKLVHKIIDLGYAKDLDQGSLCTSFVGTLQYLAPELFESKPYTVTVDYWSFGTVIFECTCGFRPFLHHMQPVQWTSKVKNKGPKDIMAVEDMNGEVRFSTHLPYPNNVSRPLLEPVESLLQMLLLWDAATRGGGLDPDTNKPSCYTALQNILNMKVIHVLDMTSAQLHSLILGAEESLHSLQLRLETYTQTHISPLSQELLLETGISLDPRRPPAHCLPEGLRGWDSSIVFLFDKSLTKYSGPLTARTLPDSVNFIVRETKTQLPLSALRKVWGEAVSYICGLKEDYIRLYQGQRAAMLSLLRYNTTLTRYKNLLFSQSQQLRAKLAFFKTSIQHDLEQYTKQRLVGVSSEKMLKTWQENEEKADGFTKVADVGYLDEDIVALHSEIVELQRSPFARKQGDVMEQLEEKAIELFKQLKAKCKSPDPPHGYSDSSDMVKMILQTVQNQDRVLKDLYTHLSTILVCKRRIVDFFPKLERAVENIKTAEAAVMQMQLKRQKEFWYLLKIACSQNNSPSQSLVQQHTDSETVHQLLDENQRFLSQLTTLLQEATQEMEPSVMDQDWSWTRYGAVIAQPQKL from the exons ATGGAGCGGACTGCACTGAAACAGAGCCAGCTGTGTGGCTCCtgggagatgaaggagagacTTGGGATGGGAGGCTTTGGGCACGTCTACCTGTACCAGCACCTT GAGTTGGGAGAGAAGATTGCTGTGAAACTTTGCCGCCTGGAGCTGAACTTCAAGAACAAAGACCGCTGGGGTAGAGAGATTCAGATCATGAAGAA GCTGAACCATGTGAACGTTGTTCAGGCCAGAGAAGTTCCAGAAGAGTTGAGCTCCATTGCTTTAAATGACTTACCTCTGTTGGCCATGGAGTACTGCTCAAGAGGAGACCTACGCAAG GTGTTGAATAAACCAGAAAATTGTTGTGGGCTGAAGGAGAGTGAAGTCCTCTCGCTGCTCAGTGACATTG GTGCTGGTATCCAATACCTGCATGAAAATAAGATCATTCACAGAGACCTAAAGCCAGAGAACATAGTTCTGCAGGAGATTGGTGGGAAG CTTGTTCATAAAATCATAGATCTGGGTTATGCAAAAGACCTTGATCAGGGCAGTCTCTGTACATCCTTTGTTGGAACTCTCCAGTATCTG GCTCCAGAGCTGTTTGAGAGTAAGCCCTACACTGTAACTGTGGATTACTGGAGCTTTGGGACAGTGATCTTTGAATGCACTTGTGGCTTTCGCCCCTTTTTACACCACATGCAGCCCGTACAGTG GACAAGTAAAGTGAAGAACAAAGGTCCAAAAGACATCATGGCAGTAGAGGACATGAATGGAGAAGTCCGATTCTCCACACATCTCCCATATCCCAACAATGTCAGCag gccGTTGCTGGAACCAGTCGAGTCTCTTCTGCAGATGCTGTTACTGTGGGACGCTGCGACGCGTGGTGGAGGGCTGGATCCTGATACAAATAAGCCGTCCTGCTACACAGCTCTACAGAATATTCTCAACATGAAG gTGATTCATGTGTTAGACATGACGTCAGCCCAGCTGCACTCTTTGATTTTGGGTGCTGAGGAGAGCTTACACTCCCTGCAGCTTCGCCTGGAGACGtacactcagacacacatcTCCCCGCTAAGTcaagagctgctgctggagacgGGAATCTCCCTCGATCCACGCAGACCGCCCGCACACTGTCTGCCAGAGGGATTG CGAGGCTGGGACAGCTCCATAGTCTTCTTGTTTGATAAGAGCCTCACCAAGTACTCCGGACCGCTGACGGCCAGAACTCTGCCAGACAGTGTCAACTTTATAG TCAGGGAGACTAAGACACAGCTCCCACTGTCTGCACTGAGAAAGGTGTGGGGGGAAGCAGTCAGCTATATCTGCGGACTGAAAGAGGACTACATTCGCCTGTACCAGGGACAGAGGGCTGCCAT GCTGAGCCTGCTGCGCTACAACACCACCTTAACGCGGTACAAGAATCTGCTGTTCTCCCAGTCGCAGCAGCTCCGTGCCAAACTGGCTTTTTTTAAGACCAGCATCCAGCACGACCTGGAGCAGTACACCAAGCAGAGACTCGTCGGTGTCT CTTCGGAAAAAATGTTGAAGACATGGCAGGAAAATGAAGAGAAGGCTGATGGGTTTACAAAG GTTGCAGACGTGGGGTATCTGGATGAAGATATAGTGGCTCTACATTCTGAGATTGTGGAGTTGCAGAGGAGTCCATTTGCAAGAAAACAAGGGGATGTAATGGAACAGCT tgAGGAAAAGGCTATTGAACTCTTCAAGCAACTGAAAGCTAAATGCAAAA GTCCTGACCCTCCACATGGCTACAGTGACAGCTCGGACATGGTGAAGATGATACTCCAAACAGTTCAGAATCAGGACAGAGTGCTGAAAGACTTGTACACTCACCTGAG tACAATTCTGGTGTGTAAGCGACGCATCGTTGATTTCTTCCCTAAGTTGGAGAGGGCGgtagaaaacataaaaactgcagaggcagcagtgatgcagatgcaattgaagagacagaaagagttcTGGTACCTTCTCAAGATTGCCTGT TCCCAGAACAATTCTCCATCACAGTCACTTGTGCAACAACACACGGACAG TGAAACTGTGCATCAGTTACTGGATGAGAATCAGCGTTTTCTGAGTCAACTAACTACTCTACTGCAAGAAGCCACCCAGGAGATGGAGCCCAGTGTCATG GATCAGGACTGGAGCTGGACTCGGTACGGCGCAGTGATAGCCCAACCTCAGAAGCTGTAG
- the LOC115019941 gene encoding inhibitor of nuclear factor kappa-B kinase subunit alpha-like isoform X2: MTYLCWPWSTAQEETYARYQVLNKPENCCGLKESEVLSLLSDIGAGIQYLHENKIIHRDLKPENIVLQEIGGKLVHKIIDLGYAKDLDQGSLCTSFVGTLQYLAPELFESKPYTVTVDYWSFGTVIFECTCGFRPFLHHMQPVQWTSKVKNKGPKDIMAVEDMNGEVRFSTHLPYPNNVSRPLLEPVESLLQMLLLWDAATRGGGLDPDTNKPSCYTALQNILNMKVIHVLDMTSAQLHSLILGAEESLHSLQLRLETYTQTHISPLSQELLLETGISLDPRRPPAHCLPEGLRGWDSSIVFLFDKSLTKYSGPLTARTLPDSVNFIVRETKTQLPLSALRKVWGEAVSYICGLKEDYIRLYQGQRAAMLSLLRYNTTLTRYKNLLFSQSQQLRAKLAFFKTSIQHDLEQYTKQRLVGVSSEKMLKTWQENEEKADGFTKVADVGYLDEDIVALHSEIVELQRSPFARKQGDVMEQLEEKAIELFKQLKAKCKSPDPPHGYSDSSDMVKMILQTVQNQDRVLKDLYTHLSTILVCKRRIVDFFPKLERAVENIKTAEAAVMQMQLKRQKEFWYLLKIACSQNNSPSQSLVQQHTDSETVHQLLDENQRFLSQLTTLLQEATQEMEPSVMDQDWSWTRYGAVIAQPQKL; this comes from the exons ATGACTTACCTCTGTTGGCCATGGAGTACTGCTCAAGAGGAGACCTACGCAAGGTACCAA GTGTTGAATAAACCAGAAAATTGTTGTGGGCTGAAGGAGAGTGAAGTCCTCTCGCTGCTCAGTGACATTG GTGCTGGTATCCAATACCTGCATGAAAATAAGATCATTCACAGAGACCTAAAGCCAGAGAACATAGTTCTGCAGGAGATTGGTGGGAAG CTTGTTCATAAAATCATAGATCTGGGTTATGCAAAAGACCTTGATCAGGGCAGTCTCTGTACATCCTTTGTTGGAACTCTCCAGTATCTG GCTCCAGAGCTGTTTGAGAGTAAGCCCTACACTGTAACTGTGGATTACTGGAGCTTTGGGACAGTGATCTTTGAATGCACTTGTGGCTTTCGCCCCTTTTTACACCACATGCAGCCCGTACAGTG GACAAGTAAAGTGAAGAACAAAGGTCCAAAAGACATCATGGCAGTAGAGGACATGAATGGAGAAGTCCGATTCTCCACACATCTCCCATATCCCAACAATGTCAGCag gccGTTGCTGGAACCAGTCGAGTCTCTTCTGCAGATGCTGTTACTGTGGGACGCTGCGACGCGTGGTGGAGGGCTGGATCCTGATACAAATAAGCCGTCCTGCTACACAGCTCTACAGAATATTCTCAACATGAAG gTGATTCATGTGTTAGACATGACGTCAGCCCAGCTGCACTCTTTGATTTTGGGTGCTGAGGAGAGCTTACACTCCCTGCAGCTTCGCCTGGAGACGtacactcagacacacatcTCCCCGCTAAGTcaagagctgctgctggagacgGGAATCTCCCTCGATCCACGCAGACCGCCCGCACACTGTCTGCCAGAGGGATTG CGAGGCTGGGACAGCTCCATAGTCTTCTTGTTTGATAAGAGCCTCACCAAGTACTCCGGACCGCTGACGGCCAGAACTCTGCCAGACAGTGTCAACTTTATAG TCAGGGAGACTAAGACACAGCTCCCACTGTCTGCACTGAGAAAGGTGTGGGGGGAAGCAGTCAGCTATATCTGCGGACTGAAAGAGGACTACATTCGCCTGTACCAGGGACAGAGGGCTGCCAT GCTGAGCCTGCTGCGCTACAACACCACCTTAACGCGGTACAAGAATCTGCTGTTCTCCCAGTCGCAGCAGCTCCGTGCCAAACTGGCTTTTTTTAAGACCAGCATCCAGCACGACCTGGAGCAGTACACCAAGCAGAGACTCGTCGGTGTCT CTTCGGAAAAAATGTTGAAGACATGGCAGGAAAATGAAGAGAAGGCTGATGGGTTTACAAAG GTTGCAGACGTGGGGTATCTGGATGAAGATATAGTGGCTCTACATTCTGAGATTGTGGAGTTGCAGAGGAGTCCATTTGCAAGAAAACAAGGGGATGTAATGGAACAGCT tgAGGAAAAGGCTATTGAACTCTTCAAGCAACTGAAAGCTAAATGCAAAA GTCCTGACCCTCCACATGGCTACAGTGACAGCTCGGACATGGTGAAGATGATACTCCAAACAGTTCAGAATCAGGACAGAGTGCTGAAAGACTTGTACACTCACCTGAG tACAATTCTGGTGTGTAAGCGACGCATCGTTGATTTCTTCCCTAAGTTGGAGAGGGCGgtagaaaacataaaaactgcagaggcagcagtgatgcagatgcaattgaagagacagaaagagttcTGGTACCTTCTCAAGATTGCCTGT TCCCAGAACAATTCTCCATCACAGTCACTTGTGCAACAACACACGGACAG TGAAACTGTGCATCAGTTACTGGATGAGAATCAGCGTTTTCTGAGTCAACTAACTACTCTACTGCAAGAAGCCACCCAGGAGATGGAGCCCAGTGTCATG GATCAGGACTGGAGCTGGACTCGGTACGGCGCAGTGATAGCCCAACCTCAGAAGCTGTAG
- the erlin1 gene encoding erlin-1, whose translation MTMPHVGAVFGAIAGVMAIMLHSSIHKIEEGHLAVYYRGGALLTSPNGPGYHIMLPFITTYRSVQTTLQTDEIKNVPCGTSGGVMIYFDRIEVVNMLVPLAVVEIVRNYTADYDKTLIFNKIHHELNQFCSVHTLQEVYIELFDIIDENLKTALQKELTVMAPGLTIQAVRVTKPKIPESIRRNFELMEAEKTRLLITAQTQRVVEKEAETERKRAIIEAQKVALVAEIQFQQKVMEKETERRISEIEDSAFLAREKARADSEFYSADKFAEANKVKLTPEYLELMKFQAIAGNSKIYFGQDIPNMFVEGTNSHLKSARSPHNQPDLLKAKAEGQ comes from the exons ATGACGATGCCGCACGTAGGGGCAGTATTTGGAGCAATAGCTGGAGTGATGGCCATCATGTTGCACTCCTCTATTCACAAGATAGAAGAAGGACACCTTGCTGTGTACTACAG ggGTGGAGCATTGCTGACTTCTCCCAACGGACCTGGATATCACATTATGCTGCCTTTCATTACCACCTACAGATCAGTGCAG ACTACTCTCCAAACGGATGAGATTAAGAATGTGCCTTGTGGAACGAG TGGTGGTGTGATGATCTATTTCGACAGAATAGAAGTTGTTAACATGCTCGTGCCTTTAGCAG TGGTGGAAATTGTGAGGAACTACACGGCAGATTATGACAAAACTCTCATTTTCAACAAGATTCACCATGAACTCAACCAGTTCTGCAGTGTACACACATTACAGGAGGTCTACATTGAGTTGTTTG ACATAATAGATGAGAACCTGAAGACTGCTTTGCAGAAAGAGCTTACTGTTATGGCTCCTGGACTCACAATACAG GCAGTTCGTGTTACCAAGCCAAAGATCCCTGAATCTATCAGAAGGAACTTTGAACTCAT ggaaGCAGAGAAGACTCGTTTGTTgatcacagcacagactcagaGGGTGGTGGAAAAGGAAGCCGAGACTGAGAGGAAGAGGGCCATTATTG AGGCTCAGAAAGTGGCTCTGGTAGCAGAGATCCAGTTCCAACAGAaggtgatggagaaagagacggagaggaggatCTCTGAAATTGAGG ATTCTGCCTTCTTGGCGAGGGAGAAGGCTAGGGCTGATTCAGAATTTTACTCTGCTGATAAGTTTGCTGAAGCAAACAAG GTGAAGTTAACCCCAGAGTACTTGGAGCTGATGAAATTCCAGGCCATAGCAGGTAACAGTAAGATCTACTTTGGCCAGGACATCCCCAACATGTTTGTAGAGGGAACCAACAGCCACCTGAAGTCTGCACGCTCCCCACACAATCAGCCAGACTTGCTTAAAGCGAAGGCAGAGGGACAGTGA